In the Anaerobranca gottschalkii DSM 13577 genome, one interval contains:
- the argF gene encoding ornithine carbamoyltransferase, whose product MPVNLKGRSFLTLMDFTKEEIRYLLDLSKDLKAKKRAGIRTKALEGKNIVLLFEKTSTRTRCAFEVAALDEGAHVTFLDSKSSQMGKKESLEDTAKVLGRYYDGIEYRGFEQKVVEDLAKYSGVPVWNGLTDVDHPTQILADLLTIEEHVAKPLNKVKVVFVGDTRNNMSYAWMYGCAKMGMHYVAYGPKELWPEESILNKVQEVAKESGAIIEVSDNIESLKGADVIYTDVWVSMGEEDQMENRVKLLTKFRVDMDMLKATENPDVIFMHCLPAFHDFETEVAKEAKERGLDIREVTDEVFRSKHSVVFDEAENRMHTIKAVMVATL is encoded by the coding sequence ATGCCAGTAAATTTAAAGGGAAGAAGTTTTTTAACACTTATGGACTTTACAAAAGAGGAAATTAGGTATCTTTTGGATCTTTCAAAGGATTTAAAAGCTAAAAAAAGGGCAGGTATAAGGACAAAAGCATTAGAAGGGAAAAATATTGTTTTACTATTTGAAAAAACTTCTACAAGAACAAGATGTGCCTTTGAAGTTGCAGCCCTTGATGAAGGTGCCCATGTAACCTTTTTAGATTCTAAGAGTTCCCAAATGGGTAAAAAAGAGTCTTTAGAAGATACAGCTAAAGTATTGGGTAGATATTATGATGGTATAGAATATAGAGGTTTTGAACAAAAGGTTGTAGAAGATCTAGCTAAATATTCAGGTGTTCCAGTATGGAATGGATTGACAGATGTTGATCATCCTACTCAAATTTTAGCAGACCTTTTAACCATTGAAGAACATGTAGCCAAACCATTAAATAAGGTAAAAGTTGTATTTGTAGGTGACACTAGAAATAACATGTCATATGCTTGGATGTACGGTTGTGCAAAAATGGGAATGCACTATGTCGCCTATGGTCCTAAAGAATTGTGGCCAGAAGAAAGTATTTTAAATAAAGTACAAGAAGTGGCTAAAGAAAGTGGAGCGATCATTGAAGTATCAGATAACATTGAAAGTCTTAAAGGAGCAGATGTAATCTATACCGATGTCTGGGTTTCTATGGGTGAAGAAGATCAAATGGAAAATAGGGTTAAACTATTGACCAAGTTTAGAGTAGATATGGATATGCTTAAAGCTACAGAAAATCCCGATGTTATCTTTATGCACTGTTTACCAGCTTTCCATGACTTTGAAACAGAAGTGGCTAAAGAGGCTAAAGAAAGGGGCTTAGATATTAGGGAAGTGACCGATGAAGTGTTTAGAAGTAAACACTCTGTAGTTTTTGACGAAGCAGAAAACAGAATGCATACCATCAAAGCTGTAATGGTTGCAACTTTATAA
- the arcA gene encoding arginine deiminase, with protein sequence MKQSFLNVNSEIGKLKAVLLHRPGRELERLTPQYLEELLFDDIPWLKRMRNEHDAFALTMADRGCEIYYYENLLEEVLEKAEVKEKFISDVIKGTNLANPYLEQAIKEYLLSLPPQKVVRVAIEGLHKEDVPNLSWEYRLVDYVKSDYPFYINPIPNLYFTRDPGTTIGNGLSINKMKTPARNRETMFLHYIYKYHPLFTSSETPLYYNYTDPYSIEGGDILVLNETTLAIGCSERTSAWGIETLSQRLFQETKIDKVLVIQIPFTRAYMHLDTVFTMLNYDQFAIYPGVKNSIKVYLLTKGVNGPKITPLSSLEAALKQVLKLPSVELIESGGGTEITAAREQWNDSTNTLAIEPGVVITYDRNEYTNETLRRRGIEVIEIEGSELVRGRGGPRCMSMPLIRENL encoded by the coding sequence ATGAAGCAGAGTTTTTTAAATGTAAATTCTGAAATAGGTAAACTAAAAGCTGTTTTATTACACCGACCGGGAAGGGAATTAGAGCGGCTAACACCTCAATACTTAGAGGAGTTACTCTTTGATGATATCCCCTGGTTAAAGAGAATGAGAAATGAACATGATGCCTTTGCTTTAACTATGGCTGATAGAGGGTGTGAAATTTATTATTATGAAAATCTATTGGAAGAAGTATTAGAAAAGGCAGAGGTAAAAGAAAAATTTATCAGTGATGTTATTAAAGGAACTAACTTAGCAAACCCCTATTTAGAACAGGCAATTAAGGAATATCTTTTATCATTACCCCCTCAGAAAGTTGTAAGAGTGGCTATTGAAGGATTACATAAAGAAGATGTACCTAATTTAAGTTGGGAATATAGGCTAGTAGATTATGTGAAGAGTGATTATCCATTTTATATAAATCCTATTCCTAATCTTTACTTTACTAGAGACCCTGGAACGACTATAGGAAATGGGTTATCAATTAACAAAATGAAAACACCGGCTAGAAATAGAGAGACTATGTTTCTTCACTATATTTACAAGTATCATCCTTTATTTACCAGCAGCGAAACCCCTCTATATTATAACTATACTGATCCTTATAGTATTGAAGGTGGGGATATATTAGTATTAAACGAAACTACTTTAGCAATTGGTTGTAGTGAAAGGACATCGGCTTGGGGGATAGAAACTTTAAGTCAAAGATTATTCCAAGAGACTAAAATAGATAAGGTATTAGTTATTCAAATTCCCTTTACAAGGGCGTATATGCATTTAGATACGGTGTTTACAATGTTAAATTACGACCAGTTTGCCATTTATCCAGGTGTTAAAAATTCTATTAAAGTATATTTACTAACTAAAGGGGTAAATGGACCTAAAATCACTCCACTAAGTTCTTTAGAAGCTGCCTTGAAGCAGGTATTAAAACTACCAAGTGTGGAATTAATTGAAAGTGGTGGTGGTACAGAAATTACAGCGGCTCGGGAGCAGTGGAATGATAGTACAAATACCTTAGCAATTGAGCCAGGAGTTGTTATAACCTATGATCGTAATGAATATACCAATGAAACCTTAAGAAGAAGGGGAATAGAAGTTATAGAAATTGAAGGTTCAGAACTAGTTAGGGGTAGAGGTGGTCCCCGCTGTATGTCAATGCCATTAATTAGAGAAAATTTATAA
- a CDS encoding alanine/ornithine racemase family PLP-dependent enzyme has protein sequence MYPKIVIDLPKIRHNGEVLLKLCREKGIEPCAVTKGTCADLEVAKALVQGGFKELADSRVENIKKLKGYFKDKVQTLLLRIPMLSECEEVVEYCDTSLNSELATIKRLNEVAGRVGKKHKIILMVDLGDLREGFWPTDLEYIQKEIENFKNIEVVGLGTNLTCYGGIIPSEDNLEKLCSLKKQWESKGTPLKIISGGNSSSVKMLIEGRMPKEINHLRLGESLLLGRETIAREHIPETFLDTFKIVGEIVELKEKPSVPIGEIGQDAFGNTPIFEDRGIHKRAIVALGRQDIDINMEPLDKEIEILGGSSDHLLLDVTKRPNLKVGDIIEFIPNYGALLQGMTSPYVKKEYLGKE, from the coding sequence ATGTATCCGAAAATAGTAATAGATTTACCTAAAATCCGGCATAACGGAGAAGTTTTATTAAAATTGTGTAGAGAAAAGGGAATAGAGCCCTGTGCTGTTACCAAGGGAACTTGTGCAGACTTAGAAGTAGCTAAAGCCTTAGTTCAAGGGGGATTTAAAGAGCTTGCCGATTCACGGGTTGAAAATATTAAAAAGCTAAAGGGATATTTTAAAGATAAAGTCCAAACCCTACTTTTAAGAATTCCTATGTTATCGGAATGTGAAGAAGTAGTAGAGTATTGTGATACATCTTTAAACTCAGAATTAGCTACGATAAAAAGATTGAATGAAGTTGCCGGTAGAGTAGGGAAAAAACATAAAATAATTCTTATGGTAGATTTAGGGGATTTACGGGAAGGATTTTGGCCTACTGACCTAGAATATATACAAAAAGAAATAGAAAATTTTAAAAATATAGAGGTTGTGGGTTTAGGAACCAATTTAACCTGTTATGGAGGTATTATTCCTTCAGAGGATAACTTAGAAAAACTCTGTAGTTTAAAAAAACAATGGGAAAGCAAAGGTACTCCTTTAAAAATTATCTCAGGGGGTAATTCTAGTTCTGTTAAAATGTTGATTGAAGGTAGGATGCCTAAAGAAATCAACCATTTACGTTTAGGGGAAAGTCTATTGTTAGGACGAGAAACTATTGCAAGGGAACATATTCCAGAAACCTTTTTAGATACCTTTAAAATTGTAGGAGAAATTGTGGAACTAAAGGAAAAACCATCGGTTCCTATCGGTGAAATAGGGCAAGATGCTTTCGGAAATACACCGATCTTTGAAGATCGGGGTATTCATAAAAGGGCAATAGTTGCTTTAGGCAGACAAGATATAGATATAAACATGGAACCTTTAGACAAAGAAATAGAAATTTTAGGAGGGAGTAGTGACCATCTCCTATTAGATGTGACAAAGAGGCCTAATTTAAAGGTTGGAGATATAATAGAGTTTATACCTAATTATGGTGCTCTTTTGCAGGGGATGACATCACCATATGTAAAAAAAGAATACCTGGGGAAGGAGTGA
- a CDS encoding GlmL-related ornithine degradation protein, giving the protein MKVDLLVAEIGSTTTVINAFTGLNSPKPKFLGQGQGPTTVYQGDVTVGLEMALEQLAQSLGEEKVDYTQMFATSSAAGGLKMTVHGLVYDMTVKAAKEAALGAGAVIRDVTAGPLKEDDLQRIIDIGPNIVLLAGGVDYGEEEIVFENAKKLASLPLDLPFIYGGNIKLAPKVEKLFKEKGKTIVLIENVYPKIDELNIVPAREVIQQLFEEHITKGPGMEKIRQMVTGTIIPTPGAVMKGAIALSEEIEDLIVIDVGGATTDVHSVTDGSEELSRFLIAPEPREKRTVEGDLGVYINSENIINLVGKEKFAQNIGVDKEELKTLIKPIPTTAKEKKVSEELTKLAVETAINRHVGKLKVLYGPSGRYKIVEGKDLTVVKWIIGTGGALTRLERGREILEKGVKGKRVNIKGEPLLPGEKAKILIDRHYNMAVLGAMSVKYPKESVHLMRESLQV; this is encoded by the coding sequence ATGAAAGTTGATTTATTAGTTGCAGAAATAGGTAGTACTACCACTGTTATCAATGCTTTTACGGGCTTGAACTCCCCCAAGCCTAAATTTTTAGGTCAAGGGCAAGGACCTACTACCGTTTATCAAGGGGATGTAACAGTAGGTCTGGAAATGGCCCTTGAACAATTGGCCCAAAGTTTAGGGGAAGAAAAAGTAGACTATACCCAGATGTTTGCTACAAGCTCAGCAGCCGGTGGTTTGAAGATGACGGTACACGGACTAGTTTATGATATGACAGTAAAGGCTGCCAAGGAGGCGGCTTTAGGAGCCGGGGCAGTGATTAGAGATGTCACTGCCGGTCCTTTAAAAGAAGATGACCTACAGAGGATTATAGATATAGGACCTAACATAGTCCTTTTAGCAGGAGGAGTAGATTATGGGGAAGAGGAGATAGTTTTTGAAAATGCAAAAAAACTTGCATCTCTTCCTCTAGATCTTCCCTTTATCTATGGTGGCAATATTAAACTTGCTCCTAAAGTAGAAAAATTGTTTAAAGAAAAGGGGAAAACTATAGTTCTTATTGAAAATGTTTATCCTAAGATAGATGAACTAAACATCGTTCCTGCTAGGGAAGTAATTCAACAGCTTTTTGAAGAGCACATCACCAAGGGACCGGGGATGGAGAAAATCCGGCAAATGGTGACAGGGACAATTATACCCACACCGGGAGCAGTGATGAAGGGAGCTATTGCTTTAAGTGAAGAAATTGAAGATTTAATAGTAATAGATGTAGGTGGAGCTACTACCGATGTCCACTCAGTTACAGATGGAAGTGAAGAATTAAGTAGATTTTTAATAGCTCCAGAACCAAGGGAAAAAAGGACTGTAGAAGGAGACTTAGGAGTCTATATAAATAGTGAAAATATCATTAACCTTGTAGGGAAAGAAAAGTTTGCCCAAAATATAGGGGTAGATAAAGAAGAGTTGAAAACTTTAATCAAACCTATTCCTACAACGGCTAAAGAAAAAAAAGTATCGGAAGAGCTAACTAAATTAGCGGTGGAAACAGCTATTAACCGCCATGTAGGGAAGTTAAAGGTTTTATATGGACCTTCAGGTCGCTATAAAATAGTAGAAGGAAAAGACCTAACTGTAGTTAAGTGGATTATTGGTACTGGAGGGGCTTTAACAAGGTTAGAAAGGGGTCGTGAAATTTTAGAAAAGGGTGTTAAAGGAAAGAGGGTAAATATTAAAGGGGAACCGTTATTACCAGGAGAAAAAGCAAAAATCTTAATAGATAGACATTATAATATGGCAGTATTAGGGGCTATGAGTGTTAAGTATCCAAAGGAAAGTGTCCATCTCATGAGGGAAAGTTTACAGGTGTAG
- the oraE gene encoding D-ornithine 4,5-aminomutase subunit OraE, which produces MNLDKNEKLNIEEILKDLESYRPRRKGWTWRKKVEKPTQVGPFVYKQISQPLKNSIGLPASKYFGDIDPQPDCVITSEIASGRFEDDIRRMRMAAWHGADHIMVIRTAGQSHYDGLIEGTPEGIGGVPITRKQIRATRKALDMIEDEVGRPINLHSYVSGVAGPDIAVLFAEEGINGAHQDPQYNVLYRNVNMYRSFVDAAVAKKIMASADMLQIDGAHNANATAREAWKVMPELMVQHGINAMFSTKVGMKKENISLSTVPPTAPPAPCMALDLPYAVALRELFDQYKMRAQMNTKYMESCTREATVSHTLNLMISRLTSADIQSTITPDEGRNVPWHYNNIHAINTAKQALIGLDSITDYVQLREDGPLRDKVRELKERAILFLEEIIEVGGYFKAVEEGFFVDSGYYPERNGDGIVRKGDGGIGSGTIFQRDKDYFAPVCHHFGYNNIPSQYNSPCEAIDGCTLCKPEKIVYIDELDEEDNVLRRMEAKKEHREKGLLTPEVEWYADGYVSMNIFLPTSVRVAEYAAMEIAKKMGLTDVEAIHKQSMHPAEGTLVEVKGRLELAIDPQELKIPQEIPSLSEEEIREDIKKKPMKVVAATVGEDEHSVGMREIIDIKHGGIEKFGIQCYYLGTSVSVTKAVDAAIEIGADAILISTIITHGDIHRINMRRLHQLCKEKGIREKIILVAGGTQVTNDIAVEEGMDAGFGRGTKGIHVASFLVKKRRELQ; this is translated from the coding sequence ATGAATCTAGACAAAAACGAAAAATTAAATATAGAAGAAATCCTAAAAGATCTAGAAAGTTATAGGCCTAGGAGAAAAGGCTGGACTTGGAGAAAAAAGGTAGAAAAACCTACCCAAGTAGGTCCCTTTGTCTATAAACAAATATCCCAACCTCTAAAAAATAGTATTGGTCTTCCAGCTTCCAAATACTTTGGGGATATTGATCCACAACCAGATTGTGTAATTACATCGGAAATTGCCTCTGGAAGATTTGAAGATGATATTCGCCGGATGCGGATGGCAGCTTGGCATGGTGCAGACCACATCATGGTTATTAGAACAGCAGGTCAGAGTCACTATGATGGTTTAATAGAAGGAACTCCTGAAGGAATTGGTGGTGTTCCTATTACTAGAAAACAAATTAGGGCAACTAGAAAAGCATTAGACATGATAGAAGATGAAGTAGGTCGTCCTATAAACCTCCATTCATACGTAAGTGGAGTAGCAGGACCAGATATTGCAGTATTATTTGCCGAAGAAGGGATCAATGGTGCCCATCAAGACCCCCAATATAATGTTCTCTATCGTAATGTAAATATGTACCGCTCCTTTGTAGATGCCGCTGTAGCCAAAAAAATAATGGCATCGGCAGATATGTTACAAATCGATGGTGCCCACAACGCCAATGCTACAGCTAGGGAAGCGTGGAAAGTAATGCCAGAGCTTATGGTACAGCATGGTATTAATGCTATGTTTTCTACTAAAGTTGGTATGAAAAAAGAAAATATAAGCCTTTCTACTGTTCCACCAACAGCTCCCCCAGCTCCTTGTATGGCCTTAGATTTACCCTATGCCGTAGCATTAAGGGAACTTTTTGACCAGTATAAAATGAGGGCACAAATGAACACAAAATACATGGAGAGCTGTACAAGGGAAGCTACCGTTAGCCATACTTTAAACTTAATGATTTCTAGATTAACCAGTGCTGATATACAAAGTACAATAACCCCCGATGAAGGAAGGAATGTGCCATGGCACTACAACAATATCCATGCGATAAATACTGCTAAACAGGCTTTAATAGGCTTAGATTCCATTACAGATTATGTCCAGTTAAGGGAAGATGGACCACTAAGAGATAAGGTTAGAGAGTTGAAGGAAAGGGCAATACTTTTCCTAGAAGAAATTATCGAAGTTGGTGGATACTTCAAAGCAGTAGAAGAAGGGTTCTTTGTTGATAGTGGTTATTACCCTGAAAGAAATGGAGACGGTATTGTTAGAAAAGGTGATGGTGGCATAGGCAGTGGTACCATTTTCCAAAGGGATAAAGACTATTTTGCCCCAGTTTGTCATCATTTTGGCTATAATAATATCCCCAGCCAGTACAATTCACCTTGTGAAGCTATAGATGGATGTACTTTATGTAAGCCTGAAAAAATTGTTTATATCGATGAATTAGATGAAGAAGATAATGTCCTAAGAAGGATGGAGGCAAAAAAAGAACATAGAGAAAAAGGGTTATTAACTCCAGAGGTTGAATGGTATGCCGATGGCTATGTAAGTATGAATATCTTTTTACCAACTTCTGTAAGGGTAGCGGAATATGCAGCAATGGAAATAGCTAAAAAAATGGGACTTACCGATGTAGAAGCTATCCATAAACAGTCGATGCATCCAGCAGAGGGTACATTGGTGGAAGTTAAAGGTCGCTTAGAGTTAGCCATAGATCCCCAAGAGTTAAAGATACCCCAAGAGATTCCTAGTTTATCAGAAGAAGAAATCAGAGAGGATATTAAGAAAAAACCGATGAAAGTTGTAGCAGCTACCGTTGGTGAAGATGAGCACTCTGTAGGTATGCGGGAAATTATTGATATAAAACACGGTGGTATCGAGAAATTTGGTATCCAATGCTATTACTTAGGTACCTCTGTATCTGTCACTAAAGCTGTGGATGCAGCAATAGAAATAGGTGCTGATGCTATCCTGATCTCTACAATCATTACCCATGGAGATATTCATAGAATAAACATGAGAAGACTCCATCAATTATGTAAAGAAAAAGGTATTAGAGAAAAAATTATCTTAGTAGCTGGTGGAACCCAAGTAACTAATGATATAGCAGTAGAAGAAGGAATGGATGCAGGCTTTGGTAGGGGAACTAAAGGTATCCATGTAGCTAGTTTCTTAGTTAAAAAGAGAAGGGAATTACAATAA
- a CDS encoding ornithine aminomutase subunit alpha codes for MERKDNYLQRREHLKDLTDQQLKERFWSLLDQITTPLVELAHTHTSPAVERSVLLRMGFSSLDCKVIVERCIEHGLIGKGAGHVVLKVAESLGINYLEAGQRLIEDESLWEKAKALFGGER; via the coding sequence GTGGAAAGAAAAGATAATTATCTCCAAAGGCGAGAACATCTCAAGGACTTAACTGATCAACAACTAAAGGAGAGATTTTGGTCCCTATTAGATCAGATTACAACACCATTGGTGGAATTGGCCCATACCCACACATCTCCCGCTGTAGAAAGAAGTGTTTTACTAAGGATGGGTTTTAGTAGCTTAGACTGTAAGGTTATAGTAGAACGTTGTATAGAACATGGCCTTATCGGTAAAGGAGCAGGTCATGTGGTATTAAAGGTAGCGGAAAGTTTAGGAATTAACTACCTAGAAGCAGGGCAAAGGTTAATTGAAGATGAAAGTTTATGGGAAAAAGCAAAGGCCCTTTTTGGAGGTGAAAGGTAA
- the ortB gene encoding 2-amino-4-oxopentanoate thiolase subunit OrtB: MDNSYQGVMARKNEIMKKAIGIDYTEFQITPLAFDYEKMMAYGGYTFDKIREIQKEQGVGNTPLYELKNITELVRKLSPKGKGARIFLKDEAANPSGSFKARRAAVSVYHAKKNGYKGVVAATSGNYGAAVASQAAMQGLDCIIVQEAFDSRGVYQPEIMEKGRACEAYGSEVLQLSVGPELFYVFLRTLEETGYFNASLYTPFGIAGIETLGVEIAEQVMERTGRKPDKVVVTHAGGGNLTGTARGLKRAGCHDTEVIGASIDLEGLHMASDNDFNKKSFTTGHTGFGVPFATWPDRADVPKNAARPLRYMDRYVTVTQGEAFYVTEMLAILEGLERGPAGNTSLAAAIPLAREMDEDQIIVVQETEYTGAGKHLNAQLSFAMKNGIHVYLGDPRESVPGKSIVLPDHPSKLFVKEYPVDRLRSTYLKNIKANFDINGFTEVDWQFLQDELNTSLENIKKLLAGKE; this comes from the coding sequence ATGGACAATAGCTATCAAGGGGTTATGGCGAGGAAAAACGAAATAATGAAAAAGGCTATCGGTATAGATTACACGGAATTTCAAATTACTCCTTTAGCCTTCGATTATGAAAAAATGATGGCCTATGGAGGCTATACCTTTGATAAAATTAGGGAAATTCAAAAAGAACAAGGGGTTGGTAATACTCCCCTTTATGAATTGAAAAATATAACTGAATTAGTTCGGAAACTTTCTCCTAAAGGCAAAGGGGCGAGGATTTTTCTAAAAGATGAAGCTGCAAATCCTTCCGGTTCCTTTAAAGCAAGGAGAGCGGCAGTATCGGTGTATCATGCTAAGAAAAATGGCTATAAAGGGGTAGTAGCTGCCACCAGCGGTAACTATGGAGCAGCGGTAGCCTCCCAAGCTGCTATGCAAGGTTTAGATTGTATTATTGTTCAAGAAGCCTTTGATAGTAGAGGGGTCTATCAGCCGGAGATTATGGAAAAAGGTAGGGCTTGTGAAGCCTATGGCAGTGAAGTCTTACAGCTGTCAGTAGGACCAGAACTTTTTTACGTCTTTTTAAGAACCTTAGAAGAAACAGGTTATTTTAACGCTTCATTGTACACTCCTTTTGGTATAGCCGGTATTGAAACACTAGGGGTTGAAATTGCCGAGCAAGTTATGGAAAGGACAGGGAGAAAACCTGATAAAGTAGTGGTAACCCACGCCGGTGGAGGTAACTTGACTGGAACAGCTAGAGGCCTTAAAAGGGCGGGATGTCATGATACAGAAGTAATAGGAGCTAGTATAGATTTAGAAGGATTACACATGGCTAGTGACAATGATTTTAATAAAAAATCCTTTACCACAGGTCATACCGGTTTTGGAGTACCTTTTGCTACTTGGCCAGATAGGGCCGATGTTCCTAAAAATGCAGCAAGACCACTAAGATATATGGATCGTTATGTTACAGTAACCCAAGGGGAAGCCTTTTATGTAACAGAAATGTTAGCTATATTAGAAGGGCTAGAAAGGGGCCCAGCAGGGAACACCTCTTTAGCAGCAGCTATTCCTTTGGCTAGGGAAATGGATGAAGATCAAATTATCGTAGTACAAGAAACGGAATATACCGGGGCTGGAAAACACCTAAATGCCCAGCTCTCCTTTGCTATGAAAAATGGTATCCATGTATATTTAGGTGACCCTAGAGAAAGTGTACCAGGAAAATCTATAGTTTTACCGGATCACCCTTCTAAACTTTTTGTGAAGGAATATCCAGTGGATAGATTGAGGTCAACCTATCTAAAAAATATCAAAGCTAATTTTGATATAAATGGATTTACAGAGGTAGATTGGCAGTTTTTACAAGATGAGTTAAATACTAGTTTAGAAAACATAAAAAAATTATTAGCAGGAAAGGAGTAG
- the ortA gene encoding 2-amino-4-oxopentanoate thiolase subunit OrtA has product MDKIPKGTYVEITKEVLPRGERAPQVPIDTQNTPLHFKVKGFLETPASVGEEVEIKTAIGRKMTGILTNTNPRYTHDFGDVVPQLFQVRESIKNFMKSGDGHGQ; this is encoded by the coding sequence ATGGATAAGATTCCAAAGGGAACTTATGTTGAGATAACAAAAGAGGTTTTACCTAGGGGAGAAAGGGCCCCACAAGTCCCTATAGACACCCAAAACACCCCATTACATTTTAAAGTAAAGGGCTTTTTAGAAACTCCAGCTTCTGTAGGTGAAGAAGTAGAGATAAAAACTGCGATAGGTAGAAAAATGACTGGAATTTTAACTAACACTAATCCCAGATATACCCATGATTTTGGCGATGTTGTTCCCCAGTTATTTCAAGTGAGGGAAAGTATTAAAAATTTTATGAAATCAGGTGATGGCCATGGACAATAG
- the ord gene encoding 2,4-diaminopentanoate dehydrogenase: MSVKVIHWGLGAMGGGMAELIAKKSGIQSVGAIDLDPNKVGKPLGEIFEGQRMDVIIESNPEEVLAKEADIVLIATGSFTKEVFPQIKQAVESGKNVICIAEEMAYPQQQERELAQEIDRLAKENNVTVLGTGINPGFVLDTLIIALTGVCTHVEKIEAARINDLSPFGPTVMKTQGVGTTVEEFKKGIEEGYIVGHVGFPESMALIAKALGWELDEIKETKEPIISKVYRKTKYVEVYPGMVAGCKHIAYGIMNGKTVIKLEHPQQVLPELEGVETGDYINIYGTPNVNMAIKPEIPGGIGTIAMAVNSIINVIKAKPGLTNMAELPVPAAIMGDLEKMLKMRS; the protein is encoded by the coding sequence ATGTCAGTTAAAGTAATCCATTGGGGTTTAGGTGCAATGGGAGGAGGTATGGCTGAGTTAATAGCCAAGAAATCAGGTATTCAATCGGTAGGTGCCATTGACTTAGATCCTAACAAAGTAGGTAAACCTTTAGGAGAAATTTTTGAAGGTCAGAGGATGGATGTAATTATTGAAAGTAATCCTGAAGAAGTCCTAGCTAAAGAAGCAGATATAGTGCTTATTGCCACCGGTTCCTTTACAAAGGAAGTTTTCCCTCAAATTAAACAAGCTGTTGAAAGTGGTAAAAATGTAATTTGTATCGCAGAAGAAATGGCCTATCCTCAGCAGCAAGAAAGGGAATTAGCACAAGAAATAGATAGATTAGCTAAAGAAAATAATGTGACGGTACTAGGAACAGGAATAAACCCAGGTTTTGTTCTAGACACATTGATTATAGCTTTAACAGGTGTTTGTACCCATGTAGAAAAAATTGAAGCTGCCCGAATCAATGACCTATCTCCTTTCGGTCCCACTGTGATGAAAACCCAAGGGGTAGGAACAACTGTAGAAGAATTTAAAAAAGGTATAGAAGAAGGTTATATAGTAGGTCATGTAGGTTTTCCAGAATCTATGGCCCTAATAGCCAAAGCATTAGGTTGGGAATTAGATGAAATTAAAGAAACAAAGGAGCCAATAATTTCTAAAGTTTATAGAAAGACTAAATATGTTGAAGTTTATCCCGGAATGGTAGCAGGTTGTAAACACATTGCTTACGGAATAATGAATGGTAAAACAGTTATTAAATTAGAACATCCTCAACAAGTGCTACCAGAACTAGAAGGAGTAGAAACCGGTGACTATATCAACATTTATGGCACTCCTAATGTCAATATGGCAATTAAACCAGAAATACCTGGTGGCATCGGAACAATTGCTATGGCAGTAAACTCTATTATCAACGTAATTAAAGCAAAACCCGGGTTAACAAACATGGCAGAACTTCCAGTTCCCGCTGCAATTATGGGAGATCTTGAAAAAATGTTAAAAATGAGGAGTTGA